A genome region from Crossiella equi includes the following:
- a CDS encoding transposase, with protein sequence MAAPKKYPDELRARAVRLYRESDPKPVIRRLAEQLGVHHEALRNWIRQDEADRGERADRPTTSESEELRRLRRENAELKRANEILKAASAFFASELDPTRRRS encoded by the coding sequence GTGGCAGCACCGAAGAAGTACCCCGACGAGCTGAGGGCTCGTGCAGTCCGGCTGTATCGAGAGTCTGATCCCAAGCCGGTGATCCGCCGTCTGGCCGAGCAGCTCGGGGTGCATCACGAAGCGTTGCGTAACTGGATCCGGCAGGACGAGGCCGACCGGGGCGAGCGCGCCGACCGGCCCACGACCAGCGAGTCGGAGGAGTTGCGCCGGTTGCGGCGGGAGAACGCGGAACTCAAGCGGGCCAACGAGATCCTCAAGGCCGCGAGCGCTTTTTTCGCCTCGGAACTCGACCCGACCCGGCGACGGTCGTGA